The genomic window CCACCCCCATCAAAGAAACCCCGATCCTCCGCGGCAAAGATGCCAGGAGGTTCACAGAGAAGATCACCAGGAACGAGCAGGAGCCGGCCCCGCGGGAAGAGTATGACAAGCTGATGGCGAATTACCGTGGCAATGACAACCTAAAAGTGACCCACTGTGATCACGCAAAAATGACCCACCCCTGTTTTAGTTAAAAAAATATATACCCTTCATTCCTTGCCCCTTTTTGCCGGAGATTTATTCTTGAGACTCTCCTTAAGCCTGTAGCTGTCCCAATCGCACATAACAATATGAGCCTTGTGTGTCAAGCGGTCGAGAAGCGCCGCCGTCAAAGTCGGGTCCCCAAATAACTGCGTCCAGTCAGCAAACCCGAGGTTTGTCGTTATGATCACGGAGGCCCTTTCATAACGTTCCGCCAGAAGCTGGAAGAGAAGCTGTGATCCCTCCCGGGAGAAAGGGACATAACCAAGCTCATCGAGGATAAGAAGACCGAACCGTGACATCTTCTGGGTTATCCTGCTTACGGCTCGTTCGCTGCGGGCCTCGATGAGTTCGTTGACGAGACCTGCTCCGGTCACGAACCGGGTGCGGATCCCCTGGCGGCATGCCTCGAGTCCCAGGGCTGTCGCAAGATGGCTTTTCCCGGTGCCTGTCTTCCCTACAAAGATGATATTCCTTTTCTCCTTAATGTACGTTCCTTCTACCATCTCCCGTACCAATCTTCTGTCAAGGCCTTCGGCTTCGTCAAAATCAAAGCCCTCCATGGTCTTTATGATCGGGAACCGCGCATCCCTGATCCGCCGTTTCAGCCGGTTGTCGGCACGGGCCTCGATCTCGGATTCGATAAGGGACAATAAAAAGTCCTCATACTCGGAACCGCTCTCCCGGGCCTGGCGCGCACGGGCACTATAGCACCGCAGGATGGCGGTCAGCTTGAGCTGTTTGAGATGGTCCGCAAGAAGAACTTCGGTCGCCGGTCTCATCGGATCACCCCCAGCTGTGCATAGTCGGCCACATCGGGTACGAGCGTTGCCGGCCAGCCCTGAAGGGGAGCAAAGTTCTCTTCCGGACCCGAGTAGACGAGCATGTGCCGGATCCCCTCGCTGTTGGATATAGAGCTCTCAAGAGCCAGTTCCACCACGGCCTCGATCTCTTCGGCCGGGTAATCCCTGTAGAACATGAGCACGGAGATAAAATCCTTTATTCCCGATGTCTCCCCCTGCCTCTCCTTGAACCGTGCTAAAAGCCTCTCAAGACATGCCGGCCACGCCGGGCGCCACCGGCGGATGACAAGCGCGCTGTCGAAGGCGCCGGGCTTACGGCGTATCAGTTCGAGATAATGCTGGGGATCGAGCTGCCACTTGTTGTTGCCGAAGAGCCGTGCGTGGCTCGCTATCCTCCTGCCGTCATGGAAGATATCGACCCGGTCTATCGCAAGTTCAACCCGGACCCTGAGCCGTACGTGGGATACCGGCACCGAGTAATGG from Syntrophorhabdus sp. includes these protein-coding regions:
- a CDS encoding ATP-binding protein, producing the protein MRPATEVLLADHLKQLKLTAILRCYSARARQARESGSEYEDFLLSLIESEIEARADNRLKRRIRDARFPIIKTMEGFDFDEAEGLDRRLVREMVEGTYIKEKRNIIFVGKTGTGKSHLATALGLEACRQGIRTRFVTGAGLVNELIEARSERAVSRITQKMSRFGLLILDELGYVPFSREGSQLLFQLLAERYERASVIITTNLGFADWTQLFGDPTLTAALLDRLTHKAHIVMCDWDSYRLKESLKNKSPAKRGKE